In Acidiphilium acidophilum, one genomic interval encodes:
- a CDS encoding bifunctional DNA primase/polymerase, which produces MTLETALELNAETGWPIFFCLPNKTPACKRGFHAAVADPAAIRSLYRQFPGPLIGVPTGPASGISVLDLDTAKHPEAAAWLDQHRTRLGNTLVIQTRSGGQHWVYHDRPDLRCSVAKLAPGVDFRAAGGYVIWWAAHGGAVLDASPIAPWPAWLRNPEPKPEPAPRPIGEIRTPEKIERTIAGLVRTIAQAAEGARNSKLYWACHRLRELAERGELDRGAAIALARAAAAECALPARERELTIRSAFDGSAK; this is translated from the coding sequence ATGACCCTCGAAACCGCTCTCGAATTGAACGCCGAAACCGGATGGCCGATCTTCTTCTGCCTGCCGAATAAAACACCTGCCTGCAAGCGCGGTTTCCATGCGGCGGTTGCTGATCCAGCCGCTATTCGCTCGCTTTACCGGCAATTCCCCGGCCCCCTCATCGGTGTTCCGACCGGGCCGGCGAGCGGTATCTCGGTGCTCGACCTCGATACGGCCAAGCACCCCGAGGCCGCCGCATGGCTCGACCAGCACCGCACGCGCCTGGGCAACACGCTGGTAATTCAGACCAGATCGGGCGGCCAGCATTGGGTCTATCATGATCGCCCGGACCTTCGGTGCAGCGTGGCGAAGCTCGCCCCCGGCGTCGATTTTAGGGCCGCTGGGGGCTATGTCATCTGGTGGGCAGCGCATGGCGGGGCGGTGCTGGACGCCTCGCCTATCGCGCCCTGGCCGGCGTGGCTGCGTAATCCAGAACCGAAGCCCGAACCGGCACCCCGTCCAATCGGTGAAATCAGAACCCCCGAGAAAATCGAGCGGACGATCGCGGGGCTTGTGCGGACGATCGCGCAGGCAGCCGAGGGCGCGCGGAACTCCAAGTTATACTGGGCCTGCCACCGGCTCCGCGAACTGGCCGAACGCGGCGAACTCGATCGAGGGGCGGCGATTGCCCTCGCCCGCGCGGCGGCGGCGGAATGCGCCCTGCCAGCGCGCGAACGCGAATTGACGATCAGATCGGCCTTTGATGGGAGCGCGAAATAA
- a CDS encoding tyrosine-type recombinase/integrase produces the protein MARGPVKRLNALAIAAATGERNIHDGDGLYLRVRKDGSKSWAFRYMLAGKPHWLSLGPLRDVTLAEAREKARLLRNRIRDGYDPLADRRMRKAEIVNQTARTFDAVADQYIAAHAGEWKNAKHAGQWTSTIRAYASPVIGKMPVDAIGLDEVLRVLKPIWETKSETASRLRGRIESVLDYAAVHKWRQGENPARWTGFLDQVLPAKGKIAPAVHHAALPYADLPAFMAALRMKATISGRCLEWLILTAARSGEARGARWSEIGIAKVSIDRGGIKTDVSINVWIIPASRMKAKREHVVPLSPRCMEILAELAAQPHRPDGLIFPGQIAGKPMSDVSISKALHSIQPGHTVHGMRAAFRTWAQEKTEYPGELVEIALAHVNKDRTEAAYKRGPALEKRRHLMETWAQFCAGVPVNQSAEVVEMRRA, from the coding sequence ATGGCACGCGGCCCCGTCAAACGCCTCAATGCCCTGGCGATCGCCGCCGCAACCGGCGAGCGCAATATCCATGACGGCGATGGCCTCTATCTTCGCGTCCGTAAGGATGGCTCGAAATCGTGGGCGTTCCGGTATATGCTGGCCGGCAAGCCCCATTGGCTGAGCCTGGGGCCCCTCCGCGATGTCACACTGGCCGAGGCTCGCGAGAAAGCCCGGCTGCTGCGCAACCGCATAAGGGACGGATATGATCCGCTCGCCGATCGCCGGATGCGCAAGGCTGAGATCGTCAACCAGACCGCCCGCACGTTCGACGCGGTGGCTGATCAATATATCGCCGCACATGCCGGAGAGTGGAAAAATGCCAAACATGCAGGCCAGTGGACCAGCACGATCCGGGCCTATGCCTCTCCGGTCATCGGCAAGATGCCGGTTGACGCCATCGGCCTCGATGAAGTGCTGCGTGTTCTCAAACCGATCTGGGAAACCAAGAGCGAGACGGCCAGCCGGTTGCGCGGGCGGATAGAATCGGTGCTCGACTATGCCGCCGTTCACAAATGGCGACAGGGCGAGAATCCGGCTCGCTGGACGGGGTTTCTCGATCAGGTTCTACCAGCCAAGGGCAAGATCGCCCCAGCCGTCCACCACGCCGCGTTGCCCTATGCTGACCTTCCCGCGTTCATGGCTGCGCTACGCATGAAGGCGACGATATCCGGGCGATGCCTCGAATGGCTGATCCTAACCGCCGCCAGATCGGGCGAGGCGCGCGGCGCGCGGTGGAGCGAGATCGGTATTGCGAAAGTGAGCATCGATCGCGGCGGGATAAAGACCGATGTCTCGATCAATGTTTGGATCATTCCGGCGTCGCGCATGAAGGCGAAGCGGGAACATGTTGTTCCGCTCTCCCCGCGTTGCATGGAAATACTGGCTGAACTCGCCGCGCAACCGCACAGGCCGGACGGCCTGATTTTCCCCGGCCAGATCGCCGGTAAGCCGATGAGTGATGTTTCGATATCGAAGGCGCTGCACTCAATCCAGCCCGGTCATACAGTTCACGGCATGCGCGCGGCATTCCGCACCTGGGCGCAGGAAAAAACCGAATATCCGGGCGAACTTGTGGAAATCGCGCTCGCTCACGTCAACAAAGATCGCACAGAGGCCGCGTATAAACGCGGCCCGGCCCTCGAAAAACGCCGGCACTTGATGGAGACATGGGCGCAATTCTGCGCCGGGGTGCCGGTCAACCAATCCGCTGAGGTGGTGGAAATGCGCCGCGCCTAA